A window of the Candidatus Edwardsbacteria bacterium genome harbors these coding sequences:
- the ileS gene encoding isoleucine--tRNA ligase, with the protein MYQSVPQNLDFPELEKRIQKFWEDNKTFEKLAARNRGSANRFRFLDGPITANNPMGVHHAWGRTYKDLYQRYKAMQGYEARYQNGFDCQGLWVEVEVEKELGFKSKKDIESYGIDNFVNKCKERVDKYSKVQTAQSKRLGFWMDWDNSYFTMAPENNYAIWHFLNKCYQNGWIYKGNDVMPWCSRCGIALSDMEIATEGYEEKTHKSVYIKLPIAGRAKEFLLVWTTTPWTLTSNVAVAVHPDFTYLKVKQGEDIFYLAKGRKEILKGEYQILEELPGQSLVGLKYQGPFNYLPAQKAVEHRTVAWKDVTEEDGTGMVHIAPGCGKEDFALSKLEKLPVVAPLDEAGYYIEGFDWLTGKNVHQAADDIIADLKKRDLLYHAHKFTHRYPVCWRCHSELVFRLVNEWFISMGPVYDKPYDQVTEEEKKNSLRYRIMDSVKTARWIPEFGAGREMDWLKNMSDWCISKKRYWGLALPIFECQCGHFEVIGGHRELQQRAVAGWEKFQGHSPHRPWVDEVNIKCAKCGRETSRIPDVGNPWLDAGIVPYATIVPPDECYTPDKEKSGRYKFDPDRGYPANKDYWKQWFPAEFITECFPGQFRNWFYAILTMSTVLENKAPFQTLLGHALVKDEKGDEMHKSRGNSIPFDEAADKIGADLMRWIFCCQNATQNLHFGYHTAAEFKRKLLTLHNVYSFYITYAKLDNFNPSGKKLDMKKLSLLDRWILSELNLLIQTARESLDNYEAMTLARRIESFVEDLSTWYVRRSRRRFWKSESDSDKELAYLTLYQCLETLIRLMAPMMPFWTEEIYQNLVRSADPQAPESVHLTQYPSVDEKLIDQKLSEEMALVRKVVSMGHSARKDSKMKVRQPLAGIGYKGKDANSWGSLNKYKDMILEEVNIKNLEPIGDIESLIEYQAKGLVSKLGPKFGPKAKAVAEKISQLDSENVKILKAAGRLSLPLPDGPVEIVIADVEISNISKGGMAVKQEGDDYVALDIRLTATLIGEGLARELVHKIQNLRKDSGLEVADRIGITYSGDGELEAAMKIHDRYIKAETLAVTLQKDCVVAGQKIEINGKEITIAINQAQT; encoded by the coding sequence ATGTACCAAAGCGTTCCCCAAAATCTGGACTTTCCCGAACTGGAAAAACGAATACAGAAATTCTGGGAAGACAATAAGACCTTCGAAAAGCTGGCGGCCAGGAACCGAGGCTCGGCCAATCGTTTCCGTTTCCTGGACGGGCCGATCACCGCCAACAATCCCATGGGGGTGCATCATGCCTGGGGCCGCACCTACAAGGACCTCTACCAGCGATACAAGGCCATGCAGGGCTATGAAGCCCGCTATCAGAACGGCTTCGACTGCCAGGGACTGTGGGTAGAGGTGGAGGTGGAGAAGGAGCTGGGCTTCAAATCCAAAAAGGATATTGAATCTTACGGCATAGACAACTTCGTCAACAAGTGCAAGGAGCGGGTGGACAAGTATTCCAAGGTACAGACCGCCCAGTCGAAACGTTTAGGCTTCTGGATGGACTGGGACAACTCCTACTTCACCATGGCCCCGGAGAACAACTATGCCATCTGGCATTTTCTGAATAAATGCTACCAGAACGGCTGGATATACAAGGGCAACGACGTAATGCCCTGGTGTTCCCGCTGCGGCATCGCCCTGTCCGATATGGAGATCGCCACCGAGGGCTACGAGGAGAAGACCCACAAGAGCGTTTACATCAAACTGCCCATCGCCGGCCGGGCAAAGGAATTTCTTTTGGTGTGGACCACCACCCCCTGGACCCTAACCTCCAACGTGGCGGTGGCGGTGCATCCCGATTTCACCTATCTCAAGGTCAAACAGGGCGAGGATATCTTCTATTTGGCCAAGGGTCGCAAGGAGATTTTAAAAGGCGAATATCAGATCCTGGAAGAACTGCCAGGACAGTCATTGGTAGGACTCAAGTATCAGGGGCCATTCAACTACCTGCCGGCCCAGAAGGCGGTCGAACACCGCACCGTGGCCTGGAAGGATGTCACCGAGGAGGACGGCACCGGAATGGTACACATTGCGCCGGGCTGCGGCAAGGAGGATTTCGCCCTGAGCAAGCTGGAGAAACTGCCGGTGGTGGCCCCGCTGGACGAGGCCGGGTATTACATCGAGGGCTTCGATTGGCTGACCGGAAAGAACGTTCACCAAGCGGCCGACGACATCATCGCCGATCTTAAAAAGAGGGATCTTCTGTATCATGCCCACAAATTCACCCATCGCTATCCGGTGTGCTGGCGCTGCCATTCGGAGCTGGTGTTCCGGCTGGTAAACGAGTGGTTCATCAGCATGGGGCCGGTATACGACAAGCCTTATGACCAGGTCACCGAAGAGGAGAAAAAGAACAGTCTGCGCTACCGGATCATGGACTCGGTCAAGACCGCCCGCTGGATCCCTGAGTTCGGCGCGGGCCGGGAGATGGACTGGCTGAAGAACATGAGCGACTGGTGCATCTCCAAAAAACGCTATTGGGGGCTGGCCCTGCCGATCTTTGAATGCCAATGCGGACATTTTGAGGTGATCGGCGGGCACCGGGAACTGCAGCAGCGGGCCGTGGCCGGCTGGGAAAAATTCCAAGGGCATTCCCCGCACCGGCCCTGGGTGGATGAGGTTAATATAAAATGCGCCAAGTGCGGACGGGAAACCTCCCGCATCCCCGATGTGGGCAATCCCTGGTTAGACGCCGGGATCGTGCCCTACGCCACCATAGTCCCGCCCGATGAATGTTATACCCCGGACAAGGAAAAATCCGGCCGATATAAGTTCGATCCCGATCGGGGATATCCGGCAAATAAAGACTACTGGAAGCAGTGGTTCCCGGCCGAGTTCATAACCGAGTGCTTCCCGGGCCAGTTCCGCAACTGGTTCTATGCCATACTGACCATGAGCACCGTCCTGGAAAATAAGGCTCCATTCCAGACTCTGCTGGGACACGCCCTGGTCAAGGACGAGAAGGGCGACGAGATGCACAAGTCCAGGGGCAACTCCATCCCCTTTGACGAGGCAGCCGACAAGATCGGGGCCGACCTGATGCGCTGGATCTTCTGCTGTCAGAATGCCACCCAGAACCTGCATTTCGGCTATCACACGGCGGCGGAGTTCAAGCGCAAGCTGCTGACCCTGCACAATGTCTATTCGTTCTACATCACCTATGCCAAGCTGGATAATTTCAACCCGTCCGGGAAAAAGCTGGACATGAAAAAACTTTCCCTGCTTGACCGGTGGATACTATCCGAACTGAACCTGCTTATACAGACCGCTCGTGAGAGCCTGGACAATTACGAGGCCATGACCCTGGCCCGGAGGATTGAATCATTCGTGGAGGATCTTTCCACCTGGTATGTGCGGAGGTCCAGGCGGCGCTTCTGGAAATCGGAGAGCGATTCCGACAAGGAGCTGGCCTATCTGACCCTCTACCAATGTTTGGAGACCCTTATCCGCCTGATGGCCCCGATGATGCCGTTCTGGACCGAGGAGATCTACCAGAACCTGGTGCGGTCGGCCGATCCCCAAGCCCCGGAGAGCGTGCATCTGACCCAGTACCCCTCGGTTGATGAAAAACTGATAGACCAGAAACTGTCCGAGGAGATGGCCCTGGTGCGCAAAGTAGTGTCCATGGGACATTCCGCGCGCAAGGATTCCAAGATGAAGGTAAGACAACCACTGGCCGGCATAGGATATAAAGGAAAGGATGCCAACTCATGGGGCTCGCTTAATAAGTACAAGGATATGATCCTGGAAGAGGTGAACATAAAAAACCTGGAGCCGATCGGCGATATAGAAAGCCTGATCGAATATCAAGCCAAGGGACTGGTTTCAAAACTGGGACCGAAGTTCGGGCCGAAAGCCAAGGCGGTGGCGGAGAAGATATCTCAGTTGGACAGTGAAAATGTCAAGATCCTGAAAGCCGCCGGACGTTTGAGTCTCCCCCTGCCCGACGGCCCGGTGGAGATCGTGATAGCGGACGTGGAGATCAGCAACATCTCCAAAGGCGGGATGGCGGTCAAACAAGAGGGAGACGATTATGTGGCCCTGGATATTCGATTAACCGCCACACTGATCGGCGAAGGCCTGGCCCGGGAGCTGGTGCACAAGATCCAGAACCTGCGGAAGGATTCCGGCCTGGAGGTGGCCGACCGGATCGGGATAACCTACTCGGGCGACGGGGAACTGGAGGCGGCCATGAAAATACATGACCGTTATATCAAAGCGGAGACGTTGGCGGTGACTCTGCAGAAGGACTGCGTTGTGGCAGGGCAAAAAATTGAGATCAACGGTAAAGAGATAACAATAGCAATCAACCAAGCACAAACCTAA
- a CDS encoding TraR/DksA family transcriptional regulator: MNKKDLQHYEQKLIAERKLCLSELSSIENGELMVNQKEASGDLSSYSFHMADQGSDTMEKEKSVFLVSSKGKDLYEIDQALYRLKDGKFGPCETCGKEIEKDRLDAVPYAKLCIKCRIAEENETKNKNNQSR, translated from the coding sequence ATGAACAAAAAAGACCTGCAGCATTACGAGCAGAAACTGATCGCGGAAAGAAAACTTTGCCTGTCGGAGCTGAGCAGCATCGAGAACGGCGAACTGATGGTGAACCAGAAGGAAGCCTCCGGTGATCTGTCCTCGTACTCCTTTCACATGGCTGATCAGGGCTCCGATACCATGGAGAAAGAGAAGAGCGTTTTCCTGGTTTCCTCCAAGGGGAAGGATCTCTACGAGATCGACCAGGCCCTGTACCGGCTAAAGGACGGCAAGTTCGGACCCTGCGAAACCTGCGGCAAGGAGATCGAGAAAGACCGGCTGGATGCGGTGCCCTACGCCAAACTGTGCATAAAATGCCGGATCGCCGAGGAGAACGAGACCAAGAACAAGAACAACCAGTCCCGTTAG